A single genomic interval of Prionailurus viverrinus isolate Anna chromosome A2, UM_Priviv_1.0, whole genome shotgun sequence harbors:
- the PLIN3 gene encoding perilipin-3 isoform X1 produces the protein MSGNGTEATVSSSPVTAEEPVQQPSVVDRVAGMPLISSTCNMVSAAYASTKESHPHVKTVCDAAEKGVKTLTAAAISGAQPLLSKLEPQITSASEYAHRGLDKLEENLPILQQQTEKVLADTKELVSSKVSGAREAVSNTVSSAKDTVATRVTEAVDVTRGAVRTGVDATKSVVASGVQSVMGSRVGQVVLSGVDTMLGKSEEWMDNHLPMTDAELARLATSLEGFDIASVQQQRQEQSYFVRLGSLSERLRQRAYAHSLGKLQLTRQRAQEALLHLAQALSLMETVKHGVDQKLVDGQEKLHQMWLSWNQKELRGTEENPAKPEQVESQTLTMCRDIAQQLQNTCASLGSSIQGLPSHVKDQVQQARHQVEGLQATFSGVHSFQDLSSTILTQSREQVAKAREALDHMVEYVAQNTPIMWLVGPFAPGVAEKAPEEKK, from the exons ATGTCTGGCAACGGGACAGAAGCCACCGTCAGCAGCAGCCCGGTGACAGCGGAAGAACCGGTACAGCag CCGAGCGTGGTGGACCGCGTGGCCGGCATGCCCCTCATCAGCTCCACCTGCAACATGGTGTCGGCGGCCTACGCCTCCACCAAGGAGAGCCACCCCCACGTCAAGACCGTCTGCGACGCGGCCGAGAAAGGCGTGAAGACCCTCACGGCGGCCGCCATCAGCGGGGCGCAGCCCCTCCTCTCCAAGCTGGAACCCCAGA TCACGTCAGCCAGTGAGTACGCCCACAGGGGGCTGGACAAGCTGGAGGAGAATCTGCCCATCCTGCAGCAGCAGACGGAGAAG GTTCTGGCAGACACCAAGGAGCTGGTCTCGTCCAAGGTCTCGGGGGCCCGAGAAGCCGTGTCCAACACCGTGTCCAGCGCCAAGGACACAGTGGCCACCCGAGTGACGGAGGCGGTCGATGTGACCCGAGGTGCTGTGCGGACTGGTGTGGATGCCACCAAGTCTGTGGTGGCCAGTGGCGTCCAGTCGGTCATGGGCTCCCGGGTGGGCCAGGTGGTGCTGAGCGGGGTGGACACAATGCTGGGCAAGTCCGAGGAATGGATGGACAACCACCTGCCCATGACGGACGCTGAGCTCG cCCGCCTCGCCACGTCCCTGGAGGGCTTCGACATCGCGTCGGTGCAGCAGCAGCGGCAGGAGCAGAGCTACTTCGTGCGTCTGGGCTCCCTCTCGGAGCGGCTGCGCCAGCGGGCCTACGCGCACTCTCTGGGCAAACTGCAGCTGACCCGGCAGCGGGCCCAGGAGGCCCTGCTCCACCTGGCACAGGCACTCAGCCTG atGGAAACCGTCAAGCACGGAGTCGATCAGAAGCTGGTGGACGGTCAGGAGAAACTGCACCAGATGTGGCTCAGCTGGAACCAGAAGGAGCTCCGGGGCACCGAGGAGAACCCAGCCAAACCAGAG CAGGTGGAGTCCCAGACGCTTACCATGTGTCGCGACATTGCCCAGCAGCTGCAGAACACCTGTGCCTCGCTGGGCTCCAGCATCCAGGGGCTGCCCTCCCACGTGAAGGACCAGGTTCAGCAGGCTCGCCACCAGGTGGAGGGCCTCCAGGCCACCTTTTCTGGCGTCCATTCCTTCCAGGACCTGTCCAGCACTATCCTGACGCAGAGCCGAGAGCAGGTGGCCAAGGCCCGAGAGGCCCTTGACCACATGGTTGAGTACGTGGCCCAGAACACGCCCATCATGTGGCTGGTGGGACCCTTTGCCCCGGGAGTCGCTGAGAAGGCCCCAGAGGAGAAGAAATAG
- the PLIN3 gene encoding perilipin-3 isoform X2 — MSGNGTEATVSSSPVTAEEPVQQPSVVDRVAGMPLISSTCNMVSAAYASTKESHPHVKTVCDAAEKGVKTLTAAAISGAQPLLSKLEPQITSASEYAHRGLDKLEENLPILQQQTEKVLADTKELVSSKVSGAREAVSNTVSSAKDTVATRVTEAVDVTRGAVRTGVDATKSVVASGVQSVMGSRVGQVVLSGVDTMLGKSEEWMDNHLPMTDAELARLATSLEGFDIASVQQQRQEQSYFVRLGSLSERLRQRAYAHSLGKLQLTRQRAQEALLHLAQALSLMETVKHGVDQKLVDGQEKLHQMWLSWNQKELRGTEENPAKPEVESQTLTMCRDIAQQLQNTCASLGSSIQGLPSHVKDQVQQARHQVEGLQATFSGVHSFQDLSSTILTQSREQVAKAREALDHMVEYVAQNTPIMWLVGPFAPGVAEKAPEEKK; from the exons ATGTCTGGCAACGGGACAGAAGCCACCGTCAGCAGCAGCCCGGTGACAGCGGAAGAACCGGTACAGCag CCGAGCGTGGTGGACCGCGTGGCCGGCATGCCCCTCATCAGCTCCACCTGCAACATGGTGTCGGCGGCCTACGCCTCCACCAAGGAGAGCCACCCCCACGTCAAGACCGTCTGCGACGCGGCCGAGAAAGGCGTGAAGACCCTCACGGCGGCCGCCATCAGCGGGGCGCAGCCCCTCCTCTCCAAGCTGGAACCCCAGA TCACGTCAGCCAGTGAGTACGCCCACAGGGGGCTGGACAAGCTGGAGGAGAATCTGCCCATCCTGCAGCAGCAGACGGAGAAG GTTCTGGCAGACACCAAGGAGCTGGTCTCGTCCAAGGTCTCGGGGGCCCGAGAAGCCGTGTCCAACACCGTGTCCAGCGCCAAGGACACAGTGGCCACCCGAGTGACGGAGGCGGTCGATGTGACCCGAGGTGCTGTGCGGACTGGTGTGGATGCCACCAAGTCTGTGGTGGCCAGTGGCGTCCAGTCGGTCATGGGCTCCCGGGTGGGCCAGGTGGTGCTGAGCGGGGTGGACACAATGCTGGGCAAGTCCGAGGAATGGATGGACAACCACCTGCCCATGACGGACGCTGAGCTCG cCCGCCTCGCCACGTCCCTGGAGGGCTTCGACATCGCGTCGGTGCAGCAGCAGCGGCAGGAGCAGAGCTACTTCGTGCGTCTGGGCTCCCTCTCGGAGCGGCTGCGCCAGCGGGCCTACGCGCACTCTCTGGGCAAACTGCAGCTGACCCGGCAGCGGGCCCAGGAGGCCCTGCTCCACCTGGCACAGGCACTCAGCCTG atGGAAACCGTCAAGCACGGAGTCGATCAGAAGCTGGTGGACGGTCAGGAGAAACTGCACCAGATGTGGCTCAGCTGGAACCAGAAGGAGCTCCGGGGCACCGAGGAGAACCCAGCCAAACCAGAG GTGGAGTCCCAGACGCTTACCATGTGTCGCGACATTGCCCAGCAGCTGCAGAACACCTGTGCCTCGCTGGGCTCCAGCATCCAGGGGCTGCCCTCCCACGTGAAGGACCAGGTTCAGCAGGCTCGCCACCAGGTGGAGGGCCTCCAGGCCACCTTTTCTGGCGTCCATTCCTTCCAGGACCTGTCCAGCACTATCCTGACGCAGAGCCGAGAGCAGGTGGCCAAGGCCCGAGAGGCCCTTGACCACATGGTTGAGTACGTGGCCCAGAACACGCCCATCATGTGGCTGGTGGGACCCTTTGCCCCGGGAGTCGCTGAGAAGGCCCCAGAGGAGAAGAAATAG
- the PLIN3 gene encoding perilipin-3 isoform X3: MSGNGTEATVSSSPVTAEEPPSVVDRVAGMPLISSTCNMVSAAYASTKESHPHVKTVCDAAEKGVKTLTAAAISGAQPLLSKLEPQITSASEYAHRGLDKLEENLPILQQQTEKVLADTKELVSSKVSGAREAVSNTVSSAKDTVATRVTEAVDVTRGAVRTGVDATKSVVASGVQSVMGSRVGQVVLSGVDTMLGKSEEWMDNHLPMTDAELARLATSLEGFDIASVQQQRQEQSYFVRLGSLSERLRQRAYAHSLGKLQLTRQRAQEALLHLAQALSLMETVKHGVDQKLVDGQEKLHQMWLSWNQKELRGTEENPAKPEQVESQTLTMCRDIAQQLQNTCASLGSSIQGLPSHVKDQVQQARHQVEGLQATFSGVHSFQDLSSTILTQSREQVAKAREALDHMVEYVAQNTPIMWLVGPFAPGVAEKAPEEKK; encoded by the exons ATGTCTGGCAACGGGACAGAAGCCACCGTCAGCAGCAGCCCGGTGACAGCGGAAGAACCG CCGAGCGTGGTGGACCGCGTGGCCGGCATGCCCCTCATCAGCTCCACCTGCAACATGGTGTCGGCGGCCTACGCCTCCACCAAGGAGAGCCACCCCCACGTCAAGACCGTCTGCGACGCGGCCGAGAAAGGCGTGAAGACCCTCACGGCGGCCGCCATCAGCGGGGCGCAGCCCCTCCTCTCCAAGCTGGAACCCCAGA TCACGTCAGCCAGTGAGTACGCCCACAGGGGGCTGGACAAGCTGGAGGAGAATCTGCCCATCCTGCAGCAGCAGACGGAGAAG GTTCTGGCAGACACCAAGGAGCTGGTCTCGTCCAAGGTCTCGGGGGCCCGAGAAGCCGTGTCCAACACCGTGTCCAGCGCCAAGGACACAGTGGCCACCCGAGTGACGGAGGCGGTCGATGTGACCCGAGGTGCTGTGCGGACTGGTGTGGATGCCACCAAGTCTGTGGTGGCCAGTGGCGTCCAGTCGGTCATGGGCTCCCGGGTGGGCCAGGTGGTGCTGAGCGGGGTGGACACAATGCTGGGCAAGTCCGAGGAATGGATGGACAACCACCTGCCCATGACGGACGCTGAGCTCG cCCGCCTCGCCACGTCCCTGGAGGGCTTCGACATCGCGTCGGTGCAGCAGCAGCGGCAGGAGCAGAGCTACTTCGTGCGTCTGGGCTCCCTCTCGGAGCGGCTGCGCCAGCGGGCCTACGCGCACTCTCTGGGCAAACTGCAGCTGACCCGGCAGCGGGCCCAGGAGGCCCTGCTCCACCTGGCACAGGCACTCAGCCTG atGGAAACCGTCAAGCACGGAGTCGATCAGAAGCTGGTGGACGGTCAGGAGAAACTGCACCAGATGTGGCTCAGCTGGAACCAGAAGGAGCTCCGGGGCACCGAGGAGAACCCAGCCAAACCAGAG CAGGTGGAGTCCCAGACGCTTACCATGTGTCGCGACATTGCCCAGCAGCTGCAGAACACCTGTGCCTCGCTGGGCTCCAGCATCCAGGGGCTGCCCTCCCACGTGAAGGACCAGGTTCAGCAGGCTCGCCACCAGGTGGAGGGCCTCCAGGCCACCTTTTCTGGCGTCCATTCCTTCCAGGACCTGTCCAGCACTATCCTGACGCAGAGCCGAGAGCAGGTGGCCAAGGCCCGAGAGGCCCTTGACCACATGGTTGAGTACGTGGCCCAGAACACGCCCATCATGTGGCTGGTGGGACCCTTTGCCCCGGGAGTCGCTGAGAAGGCCCCAGAGGAGAAGAAATAG